CGAGGTCCTGCGAGCACGGGGACTGGCTGGAAAGGTTCCAGTGTCCGGTGTTGACGCCATTCCTGAGATGATCACTGCCATCCAGAAAGGCGAAGCCGTGGCCACGGTTTCTTCGGATGCCTACTGGCAGGGTGGTGTGGTTCTGGCGATTGCCCTGGCGGCCAAGAAAGGTGATATCAAAGTTGAGGAGTTACCTGAAAATAAGCGGGAATGGATTGCCAAGAGCATTCTGGTAACCAAAGAGAACATTGGCTGGTATATTCAGAACTACGTGGAAGGAAAACCAGAATACGACTGGACGAATTACTGGGGAAGATGGGTGAGAGGAATTAACGAGTAGGGATTGAGCATTTCTGGGGGGCTGGTTTTTTTGGGCCTAAGCCCCCCAGGGGAGGGTTCTTTGTGAGCGTAGCCATGGTTGAAATCAAAAGGAAAAAGTTTGGAGTTCTGGTGGACAATGCTTCGCTGGTGGCTCTGGTTTTGCTGTCCATTTTTCTGGGTCTGGCGAATCCCCGGTTTTTTACTCTAACCAATCTTTCCAACATTCTTGATTTGGTTTCTCCCCTGGGGATTACCGCTCTGGCGATGGGGTTTGTGCTGATGGCGGGGAGCATTGACCTTTCTGTGGCGGGGGTTGCGGGTTTAAGCGGAATCGTTACAAGTTTCCTGGTTAAGAATCTGGTGAATCAGAATAACTTTGGTTTTTCTGCCTTGCTTGTAGCTCTTCTCGTGGGATTAAGCTGTGGTGTTTTGAACGGGGTACTTCTCTACAGGTTTAAGATTCCTTCCTTTATGGTGACTCTGGGGGTTGGTTTTATCACCACTGGTGTGGGGATATTGCTCACCAGGGGAAATACCATTCCCATTACCGACTGGGGTTTTAGCCAGATTGGAATGGGAAGGATAGGTCCTGTGCCGGTAGCCTTTTTACTCACCCTGAGTGTATTTTTTGTCATGTGGTTTTTAAATGGGCGAACCATTTTCGGCCGGTATGTGCTGGCCATCTTTGGAGACGAAGCCATTGCCAGAGATCTCGGTATTAGTGTCAATCGGACTAAAATTGGTATCTTCGGTCTGGCTGGAGCCCTGTATGGGTTTGCCGGGGCAATTTTGACGGCTAAACTTGGTTCTGGGGATATCAATGCCTCCCTTGGCCTCACCTTTGATTCCATCAGCTCCTGGGTTCTGGGAGGAATTGCCATCACCGGTGGAGTGGGAAATGCTGTCAAAGTCCTTGTTGATACTTTTATTCTCACCATCCTGCGAAATGGGTTGATTCTGATGGGCATCAGTCCTTATGTCCAGCAGGGAGTAATCGGGACAATCTTGATCTTTACCGTGGCGTTGACCATTGATCGTAAGAAGATCAAGATTATGAAATAGGAGGTTTTCCCTTTGGAAAATCAACCATTGCTGGTAATGAAAAAGATCTGCAAAAGCTTTCCAGGCGTTCAAGCCCTGGACGATGTGAACGTTGAGGTTATGCCTCAGGAAATCGTGGGGTTAGTGGGAGAAAATGGAGCCGGTAAAAGTACCCTGATGAAGGTCCTGGCAGGGATATACCAGCCTGATTCCGGGGAAATCATATTTAATTGGGCAGAGAGTTTCTATCCGTGACCCTCAGCAGGCCCGTAATCTTGGTATTGCCATGGTTTTTCAGGAGCAGGCTGTGTTACCAAACTTGATGGTTTATGAGAATATCTTCCTGGGTAATGAAAAGAAATTTGCCAGCATGGGGGGTATCAATCGTGGAAAAATGATTTGGGAGGTGGAAAACCTCCTTCGGGAAATAGGGATCACCGTTTCTCCTCTGGCATATCTCCACGAATTAACCTTTATGGAAAGGCAGATGGTGGAAATCCTGCGAAACATCTGGGTGGCCCGCCAGGCAGAAATCAGTAACCCCTGATTGTTCTAGACGAACCGACCACGGTCTTGGAAGAAAGGGAGGTAGAGCTTCTCTTTTCTAAACTGCGGGAGTTAAAGAAACAGATTTCAGTGATCTACATTTCCCACCGGTTGAACGGGGTTGTGGAGCTCTGTGACCGGGTGTACGTGATGAAGGATGGGAAGAACGCTGCATGTTCCAAAAAGGGGGAGTTCGACGAAGACCTGCTGCGGAGCAAGATGGTGGGTCGAGAGTTTCATGGAGAGTACTACCTGATTTCTGAACAGGTTGAACCCATCCCCAAAGTGATTTTGGAACTCAAAAACTGCACCAGAAAAGGAGCGTTTGAAGATGTCAGCTTTCATCTTCGAGAAGCGGAGATTATCAGCATCTGTGGGGTGGTGGGCTCAGGGAAAGAGGTGCTTTGTCTCGCTCTGTATGGGTTGATGCCTCTTGGTGCCGGAAAAATCTACCTCCACAGAAAAGAAGTGCGGACTTCTTCTCCGGCCGAGGCTTTTGCTCTGGGTATTGGGTACATCCCTGAGGACCGGCGCAACGATGGGCTGGTTCTGAACCTTCCGGTTTTTGAAAATGTCACTCTGCCAATTCTCTACCGCCTTCGGAAAGGACTTTTTCTAGATCGGGAGTTTCAACTGAGTGTTTCGAAAAACATGATTGAGAAACTGCGCATCAAAACTCCTTCACCTTTTGCTCTGTGTCGGAATCTCAGTGGGGGCAACCAGCAAAAGGTAGTCCTTTCAAAGTGGTTGTTGTCAAAAGTAAAAATTTTGATCATGTCGCATCCCACCAGGGGTGTGGATGTGGGAGCCAAACACGAAATTTATGCCCTGATTCGAGAGTTTATCAGACAGGGCATGGCCATGATTCTCATTGGTGACAGCTTTGAAGAAGATATCGAGCTAGCCAACCGCATTATCACCATGAAAGATGGAAAAATCACCGCTATTCTTGATGCTATAACCTGTAAGCCCAATCCTTCCGATTTAATCGGGTATGTGGTTTAGTCTGGGAGGCGAGAAGCCGTGAGCAAAGATAAAATTCTGGCCTTGAGTGTGGTTATCTTTATCTTTTTAACCCTTGGTATTACCAATCCCAGTTCTTTTCTCTCTTCGTATAACATGAAAGCACTCCTCGAATACACCATGACCTATTTTGTGGCCAATATCGGCTTAACATTTGTCATCATGATTGGTAGTATCGACCTTTCCATTGGTTCGATGCTTTCCTTTTTCACCGTTCTTTTCGTGATGTTTTTGAATTCTTCTGGTTTCTGGGCCTATTTGCTGGTGCTCGTCCTGGGCGCCCTTTTAGGGTTTGCCAATGGTCTCATTTTTACTCGTTTAAAAATCCCCTCTTTTATCGGCACCTTTGGTGCAGCGGGATATACCAGAGTCTGGCTCTCATCATTTCCGGCGGAAAACCGATTGGTGTTAAACCCGTGGCTTTCAGGGCTCTTGATTTTTTGAACGCTCACACCGGTTTTTTAAAAGGATCCCATATTTTGGGCTTTTCCCTCTTTGTCCTTTTTCTGGTTATCCAGT
This sequence is a window from Atribacterota bacterium. Protein-coding genes within it:
- a CDS encoding ABC transporter permease, with the protein product MSVAMVEIKRKKFGVLVDNASLVALVLLSIFLGLANPRFFTLTNLSNILDLVSPLGITALAMGFVLMAGSIDLSVAGVAGLSGIVTSFLVKNLVNQNNFGFSALLVALLVGLSCGVLNGVLLYRFKIPSFMVTLGVGFITTGVGILLTRGNTIPITDWGFSQIGMGRIGPVPVAFLLTLSVFFVMWFLNGRTIFGRYVLAIFGDEAIARDLGISVNRTKIGIFGLAGALYGFAGAILTAKLGSGDINASLGLTFDSISSWVLGGIAITGGVGNAVKVLVDTFILTILRNGLILMGISPYVQQGVIGTILIFTVALTIDRKKIKIMK
- a CDS encoding ATP-binding cassette domain-containing protein, translated to MENQPLLVMKKICKSFPGVQALDDVNVEVMPQEIVGLVGENGAGKSTLMKVLAGIYQPDSGEIIFNWAESFYP
- a CDS encoding ATP-binding cassette domain-containing protein, whose protein sequence is MEEREVELLFSKLRELKKQISVIYISHRLNGVVELCDRVYVMKDGKNAACSKKGEFDEDLLRSKMVGREFHGEYYLISEQVEPIPKVILELKNCTRKGAFEDVSFHLREAEIISICGVVGSGKEVLCLALYGLMPLGAGKIYLHRKEVRTSSPAEAFALGIGYIPEDRRNDGLVLNLPVFENVTLPILYRLRKGLFLDREFQLSVSKNMIEKLRIKTPSPFALCRNLSGGNQQKVVLSKWLLSKVKILIMSHPTRGVDVGAKHEIYALIREFIRQGMAMILIGDSFEEDIELANRIITMKDGKITAILDAITCKPNPSDLIGYVV